Genomic window (Candidatus Amarolinea dominans):
TAAACACCGCTGCTAAGTTCATGTCCCTGGTCATCAGCCCGATCTGATCTCCGAAATCCCCGCGAGGATGCCGTCGCCTGCGGTGGCAGGTGGTCGGGTCCTTGCTGATCCTGTAGGGGCCTCACCTCTCTTTCTAATCCACACGGATCTGTGCCCAGACTCACGTTGCATTACCCCGAGCCAGTGGAATCTCATACACCTCCCACAGACGTCCCTTGGTGCCGGGAGCTTCGACCTTATGTGCTCACTCTATACCGGGAAGTGATCCTCTGGACGACAACCGGATCGAAATATAGCCTTTTTTCTTGTTCGAGATAGCATCCGAACAGGATTTGCGAACCTGGAGTAATGCCCACGTACCATTGGTCGCCCGCGGGTGCCCGACACCGAAGTAGTCCAGAGTCAAGTGCTCGTAGAATCAACCGGTGTTCTCAGACGGGTTCTTCACTCCTTGCGCACAACCGAAATCGGCCCATCGCAAGCCGTTGAGTGCCACGCAGGCAGCAACCTGGTTCTATCCATCAGCGCACCTATACCCCCGCTGACTACCTGACTTCGCTGCTGAACATGATTTCCGATTCTATTGAGTTCCCACTGGGCGCCACAGGAACCTCAACGAGCTTTTTGGCCGCAACGAGTCATGGCGCTTCGCTGGAAAGCGTCGTTTGAGGCCAATCGGCTTCAGCCTGCTCAACGTGCGATCTGGCGTGCCGCGACGCCCAGCTTGAAGCAGATGCTTCCTGTACTTCCATCTGTTTCTCCTGATCCGGGTTTTTTGAATACGAGAGGCGATTTTACGAATGGTTCGATAGCCACCCAGTTCTGCGGGGAGTAGATGCCCAGACCGTCCTGGCCCAGGGGGATGTACAATCCTCTAAAGCTCTACCGGCCAATTGGTGGGCTAATCCATCTCGGCTTGGCAACACTGTGAATGTCAATTGTACTTCTGACAAACGCCCCCGCAGGCAACGCTGGGTTCCCATGGACATTGGGTACCGGGCAACACCAAGTAATGTATGCTGCACAGGCCGAACAGGTGATGCCTCGTGACTGGGACTCGTCTGGCTACGGGTACCGAATGGACGTCCACACCTCGAAGTGAACTCTATTTTTATTGAGAGCCGCGTGTATCGCCATCTCTACGCCCATCTGACGAGTTTCAATGTGGCACTGAACGACAACGTCGCGATACCATCATTTGCGAAGTCAGGCGCAACCACTGGTCCCCCTGTTTCCGCCTGCGACCCCGCCCAAGTGCCTATCGCCCCGCATCTTCATTTCCACATCAACCCCCACAATGCCAGCACGGACGCCGTGGATGCTTCGCCGATGTTGGGCTTCGTGCCGATGACCACCTATCCAAATTCAGGCGCTACGTGCGGCACAATCTATCCGCTGAACGGCGCCCAGAGCCCTGCGTATCCTCGGCCAGACCGGTGGCATTCCGCGAAGACGTTGCAACCGCGCTCTCGGATCATTACTGGTTCTGTTATCAAGAGCGATTCCCTCACTTCTCAACGCACGGCTCCAGATGCTTCATGAAAAGGATGCCAAACAACGGCCCAGGCTGGAACGCCAATCCTGGGATTACTGGCTCTCCCTGAATTGCGGTATGCCAACGTTTCATTCAAGCAGACGGGACACACTGTATTTGGGTTTGCGGCTGGGTGGAACCGTGAATGATGATTCCGCCGCATATGGGCCGTGATGATAACCCATACGACACGTCGCGAAATCACAGGCTGTGCCTCGGCCTCGTGGCAGTGGCAAAGCATCAAGACAACGGGGCGCGTCCCTACCTTTGACGTCAGCGAAGGCGAGCGGAGTCATCAACATCTGGATGCGTGAAGATGGCATGAGAACTTGCCTGCGTCCTTCTGACCCGGCAGGTGGGGATTGTAATCCCACAGGCAACATCAGGTGTGGGGGGGATACTGACCGAACTTCTTGCTTTCTTCGCTCACAGAGAAAAGTATGGGAACCATGAGATTAGTGCATTGCCGACAAGACAGGTTGGGTGCTGTTATGCAGTGTGGCGCTGGACCACATGTTCTGGTCTCCTACAACCTCCAGAACAGACCGCAACGCCCGCTGTCGCCCCAATGACGCGGTGGCGACGGCGCGTTGTCGCCACCCGCAAGCGCGTCGCCGACGGTGACAACATTGCCAAAGGACACCCCAGTCGTTGCAGTTGCCGGTCCCTTGCCTGCCACAATTGCAGTCGCTACTTCCGGCCCAACTGGTCAACCCCAGCGCTGGCTGGCGCAGATACACGACAATCTCCCCTATGTGGGCGTGTCCTTTGCCTATCCGGCCGATTGGAGTTCGTTCCAGTGCGTGAAAAGCCAGACCAGATACATCACCCTATTTCCAATTGAGTGCTCCTGTGTGGATCACCTGGGTGGCAACATACGGGTCGCCATTGTATATATGGGGTCTGAGTTTGCTAAGGAGGAAGCCTGCGCTCTTGGGTTGAGAAGTAGCCTGCGAATGACACTGCCCGAGCAATCCTTCGGGGCTACACATTGTCTGCGACTTCCGAGCCACCTTTGTGGAGCCCAATGGCAGCTGCGTAGATGGTCCGAAGCTCACTTGCGGACAAAAGCGGCGCCGCAACGCTGGAAAGTATCTTCATAAAACAAGGAGACAACGTAGTAATTCAGATCAGCAGCGCCACTTGGACCGAATATGCCCCTGCCCTACGGGCCGTCCTGGAAGACATCGCCCGATCCTTTCATTCTCAGCCGTTGCACCCAGGACGTTGAACGAGATGTATGGGGGTAGACCCACGAGGTACTCCACCGATTTCACCCCCGATGTTCAACACTTGTCCAGAGCCTTCTGGCGAGCAGACAGATCGATCTGGTTGTGCATGATCGGCCAATCGGCGCTCGTGGCCGTGCGTCCCGGATGTTTGGCAACCTGCGCAGCGTCTCGGGAGCACCGGTTCGTATGGCGGTCGGCCAGCCCAATCCCTGACCTGGGGCAGCCAGGCCACACACGCTACAGCTACGACGTGGCCAGCCGGTTGCTGACGGTGCAGGATCACGCGCGAGCAACCAGACGACGCTGACCCACGACCTGTTGGGCCGCAAGACGAGCATGAACGATCCGGACATGGGGCGGGCGAAGTATCGCTACGATGCGGCGGGCAACCTGATGAAACCAGCGTCGCGCTACCAGGCGATCTGCTTCTAATACGACGGCCACAATCGGCTGGTGGGCAAGACCTATCATGCGGGCATCGCAACCTGGACATCCTGACGTGCAGCGGGGCTTATGCCGTCGGCTTCAGCTACGACAGCACGGGCGCGAACGGCAACCTGGGGCAAAGAGGCCGACGCACGGGCATGAACGATCCATCGGGCGGGCAGCAGCGCTGGGCCTATGATCTGCGGGCCGGGTGATCACCGAGACCCAGGTGATCAGGTACAGGGGGCGGCGCCTTCGTGACGGCCTGGTGGTTGACCCCAGCCGACCGGCCGCTTGTGTGGCGAATATCCTGGCGGCGCAACGGGTAAATAAAGGCGAGCAGTGATGTTCACCTACAACACCCCGGGGCTTGCTGCGCCAGGTGCAGAGCAACGGCAGCACTTACTATGTGGGCGACATGCCACAACGCCGTGAGCCAGACGACGCAACGCTGGCTGGGCAGCACGACGGGAGTGCAGCGGCCTACACCCACCGCGGCCGAAACTTCCGGCTGGTGACGCGGAAGACCGGCAACGTCCCCCCTACACCAACCTGCAGAACATCAGCCACCTACGACGACGGGGAAGTGACGACGATCACGGATGCGGCGGCGTATGGCGGCACCGACGCAGACCTTCGCCTCACGATGCGCTGCACCGGCTGAGCACGGCGCAGCTAGCGGATCGCGGCTATGGCGGTTACAGCCTGAAGAACTTACGGCTACGACGCCATCGGCAACCTGACCCACTTCGAGAGCGCGCGACGCAGAATCCATTACCAGGACGCGGGCGCACAAGCATGCGGTGACGCACATCGGCGGCACGGCGCCCGGCAACCAGAAATACTGGTACGACGCCAACGGCAACGCGCGCGGCGCATCAGCGGCAGCCAGGACATCACGCTGAGTTACGATGCCGAAAACCGGCTGACGGGCATGTCCGGCGGTGTCACGGCGAGTTACATCTACGACGGGGACGGAGCAGGTCAAGGAGACGGTCGGCGGCGCAACGACGGTCTACATCGGGAACACCTTCAGTGGACGGGCAGCACGGCCACGATGAAGAAGTATTACTACGCCGAAGCAGTGCGGGTCGCCATGCGCACGGGGGTCAGCCCGGGCACAGTGAACTACCTGCTGAGCGATCATCTCGGTTCGCAGGCGCTGACGCTGACCAGCGCCGGCGCGCGGCTCAACACGAACACCGAGCTGCGCTACATGCCTTACGGCGTGGCGCGCTATACCGCTGGCGTGACGCTGACGACGTTCAACTTCACCGGTCAGCGCAAGGACAGCGGGAGCGGTTTGCTGTTCTACAACGCCAGGTGGTATGACCCTTATCTTAACCGGTGGATCCAACCCGACAGCATTATACCCAATCCTGGCGATCCGCAAAATCTCAATCGCTACTCTTACTGCCGGAATAATCCTCTACGCTTTATCGATCCATCAGGCCACGATCCGCTGGATCAGGCCTGGCAAGAGGAATTTGAGCAGATGCATCATCGTGCGCCGACGGCCGAAGACATCTTGATTCGTCTGTTCTCGATAGCCTTTCCTGGCGAGTGGAATTGGTCAGTCTTCTACGACGCTGACGGTAACTACGTCCAGGGAAACCTGGAGAGCGTATTCCGTGACAACCGACCTGCTAACTGGTCATGGAATGACATGCCAAGCGCATTAGAACGATTGACCGGTTGGTACAAGACTGGCGAAGAGGGTATGTTCACCAGAGACATTGGTAGCCTGTTCGGAGGTCTAGCCAATCGCTTGGAAGCGCCAAACGCTTGGCCGGCGGTCAGCAATGCAGGGAATCCCATACGGACCTGGGTTTATTTTGATCGGCAGGGGTTGCCTGCCTCGTTCATGGGCACCTCAGATGACGATGCGAATGTGCATCATTGGGCTTGGGCGCTGACCATGGGGGCGGAGTACGGCCCGGGCGGCAGTTTGCTCAACACGGGGCGCGAAATCACGCAATTTCATGGCGATTGGCGCAATAGCTGGTCAGATGTCAGCATCGGAAATCGCGGGGCTGCGCTCGGTGTTCGATTCCGTGTCCTGGGGTTGACGGACATCACACACGCATGGAACCTCTTTATGCTGGATCGTTGGTTCTGATGGACGCTGCCAGGAGGCTTGTTATGCAACATATCAGTGTTGCCGGCAGACTGGGAGCAGTGAGTGTCGTGATCTTGTTGGTCACACTGGTAGCTGGATGCTATTCATCGCCGTTGGAGGAGGCGAGAAAACAGGTGTCCGTAGGCACGCTGCGCGACGATGCGATCCGGATTCTGAGCGAAAAGGCCTGGTACCATCAGCCATGCCCCAATCTCGTAGGCGGCAAGCTTGAAACAATCACGGATCTTTTCTTCTTCGGCCGTCATAAGTATGACCAAGCCGACATCGTGATTGTCAAGAGTAAACCTGTCAATGGCGTATTCGTTGTGGGCGATGATCTCGGTAGCTTTGAGCCATACGTCTGGCATGCCGTCTACCGAGACTGTTTGCAGCGTGAACACTTCGAAGATTAGGTTTGTTGGTCTTGCCCTCAAGGCAGGTGGGGGGGGGAAGTTTGCGTTAAGCGCTTTCGGAGCAGTGCGGCTGCGGCAATTGGAACCTGGGCAGAGCCAGTTTTGACTCTGCCCAGCGCCAACATCGTCGGTGATGACGTTCGCCAGTTTCTGCCGTCTACGCCGGCAGCTTGCCTGAATCACGGCGTTGGTGCGGCACACGTGGGGGGTACGACCGAAGGTGGCGGCGCCAGCGGTGTTGGGGACTGAAGCAGACGGCGCAATTGCGCTACCAGGGTCAGCCGTTCTGCGTCAGGCAGGGCCGGCACGGCCAGGCGCGCGAGCAGCGCCAGCGAGGTCTCCTCGGTGACAACGTCGTTGACTGGCGGGGGTGGGTCGGCTGGGGGCGCTGGAGTCAGATCGAGGCGTTGTTCGACCCGTATCATGGCGGCGAAGTAGTCAGCCGCGACGGTCTGGTCGTGGACGCGAGCGTAGATCAAGGTGGAGTTGAGCCGACGGTGTCCCAGCAGCTTTTGGATCGAGGTGATGCGGCAGCCGGCGTTGAGCAGTTGCGTGGCACAGGTGTGGCGCAGGCGATGGGGGTAGACTTTGATGCCGGTGCGTACGCCAGCAGCCTTGATGCGACTGCGCAGTAAGTCCTTGCAGACCGGTTGGTTGCGGTAGAGAAAGACGTGGTTGGTTGGCCCCATACCGCGCCCGGCCAGATAGGCTTGGAGCGCCTGCACGGTGATATCAGTGAGATAGACGGTGCGATCCTGCTGCCCCTTGCCCCGGCGGACGGTGAGTTGGCGGGCAGTCAGATTGAGATCGTCGAGGCGCAGTTCTTCGACCTCACCCAGGCGCAGCCCGCCCTGCCACATGAGGTAGAAGGCGGCGCGATCAAGCAGGGCATCGCGGTGCTGATGCGATAGCTTGGCCTGAGCGACGCGTTGCTCGCAGTCAGCGCGCAAACGACGCACCTCATCGTCGGTCAAGAAACGGGGGAGGCTATCCGGTTCCTTGAGATAGCGCAGGCGCAGCAACGCCTGCGGCACCCGGTGATCGTTGTCTTGCAGGAAGAGCACAAAGGCGTGCAAGGCGCGCAGGTCTTGGTTGATGCTTTTGGCGGCATAACCGGCAGCCAAGCGGTGATCCACATAGTCCAGGATGTATTGGCGTTTGACATCCGTTAACTGGGTCACGGCATGGTGTTCGCACAGCCAGCGCCAGAGACGGAGGTGGCCGCTCCAGAAGCGTCGGATGTTGTCTTCCAGCCGAGCGGGGCGCCAGTTGGCTTGACGGAGGTGTTGATAACGCCTCAGTTCGGACACAAGCCACTGCGGTAGACCGGCGGTATGTAGGGTCACCTCAAACGGGTGGGCCTTGCTTTCGAGTTGACCCCGCTCATGACGTAGGAAGCGGCGAAACTTGGGCCAGGGCGTTACGACACATGTCGGTCCATTCGGCACTCAGTTGTTTGGCTTGGATGTAGGCGAGCGCGCCACGGGTCGGTGTCCAGGTCGAGTTGGCTATGTGGCTTAAGATTGAGGCCCAAGACGTGACCGGCCATGGGGATGTAGAGGATTCTGATAACGGGCAGACTAGCGCCGCCACTGAGCAGCCACGCCTGATAGCGTTCCAGGAATGCAATGTTCTCGGTTGGCCAGGCGGCCGTGGGCTGGGGCCGCGGCACAGCAGGCGGCATACGTTGATCGTGGCCGTAGTGCAGGGCCTGGTCGTAGCGTTGGGCAACTAAATGATCGGGAATGCGTTTAGGGTTCATGATGCGCCTCCCGCGGGCGCGGTGTCAGCCCAATTCTCGATTTGTGCGCAGGCGGCATTGTAGTCGGCTTGCACCTGACGATCATTGGCAGCCACGTAGATCTGCGTGGTTTCCAGCCAGGCGTGGCCGAGCAGTTTCTGGATGGTAGTCACCGGCACGTCAGCGTTGAGCAGGTCGTTGGCGAAGGTGTGGCGCAAACGGTGGGCGGTGAGGGTGACACCGGCTTGTGTACGGTAGGCGAGCAAACGCAGATGGATGGCCGTAGTGGAGAGACCCTGGCCTTGGTAGCTGACGAAGAGGGCGTCGCAGGTGACGTGCGGGCGCACGGCCAGATAGGTACGTACAGCCTGTTCAGCCTGCGGCGAAAGGTAGGCCGTGCGATCCTTGCTGCCTTTGCCGTGAATTATCATGCGGGGCAGCGTTTCGTCCAGAAAGAGGTCTGTGAGTCGCAGCGTCGCGACCTCCGAGATGCGCAGGCCACAGCGTAGCATGAGGAGAAACATCGCCCGATCGCGCGGGTCAGTGATAACGGCGAAGAATTTGCGGATGGCATCTTGCTGAACGGGTCGTGGCAGGCGCTGTGGCTCGCGTAACCCATGCCGGTGCGGCAATACAGGGCAGACCAACGTGGTGTCTTCGTCAGCAAGAAATGTGTAGAAAGCAGTGATGGCAGCCAGGCGGCGGTTGATTGTGCTGGGTTGACACCCTTGGCTGGCCTGTTGCCTCACGAAGCGGTCAATATCCCGCAACGTGACGGCGGCCGGTAGCAGGTCGCCGACGAGGTCTGCAAACTGTCGCAAATCGCCACGGTAATCCCGCCAGGTGCGCGCATCAGGGTTGCGACGGCGCACCCAATTGACGAAGCATTCGATCTCGGTTAGCATAACGGTACCTCCTGTGGAATGAGATGGGTGTGATTGGAATCCCCACCCATTCTACTCCCAGGAGGCGCACATGTGCCCCAGCAGTGAACGGCTGCCGGTTAAGATAAGTGATCGGCGCTGGGGAGGTTTGCGAGCGCGGATACGCTGATCCCCCAGCCGCAAAATCCGCAAAGTTTCAACAGATACACCTACGCGGCCAATAATCCTCTACGCTTCGTCGACCCCTCGGGCCATTATGAATGTGAAGGCGATCGTGATTGTCAGGTTCCTAAACGGCCCCCGCGAGGACGCGTCTTCCCTGATCGCGATCTCACGCAGTTTGCCGTTGCCCAGGCGCAATTCATGGCTCAGAGCCTGGTGACGAGCTGGCTGGCCTACGCAAATGCGCATCTTGCACGGACCGGCAGCCCAGGATTCAAAGCTGGCGCCTATTGGAGTTTTCGGGGGCTGGTGGGCGACGGCAAACGCTGGGATTTCAAGGATGTGATGGAGGATGAGCTTGGCAAGAGTTTTCTGCTCTGTTCCGCATCTCGCTGCTACTGGTTCGAATACTCTGTGCTCGGCAACATCCTGTACGGTTACGTGGGTATGCAGGCCGGCTTCGCAGAATGGGAGGTTCGATTGGGCGCGAGCTACGCCGAGGCGCGTGATCCAGAGAACAACGCCAAACGTAACTGGCCCGCCATTCACCCAATTGCCTATTTACCTGCGGAGCGCCGTGACTCCTGGCACGATGATTCCTTTGATTATGTCGCGGTCGGCATGGGCATCGAGATGAGCAGACGTTCTGGCGGTCATGTCACCTTGCAAGCGTTCCAGGCGCTGGTGGCAGAGTATCATGATTCCCTGGCGGCTGGGACGCCGAACTATGCTCCAGTACAGGGGTCTGGTGCGCCCTATGCCGTTGGTCACTTCGACAACAGGCCGAGGTGACGCCATGAACACACGGAGATTACGTTTGGCGATCCTGACACTGGCGACTTGTCTCACTGTGGCTGTCTTGCTCTCCATCTGCTCACCCGGCGCCCCGGCGCCGTTGCGGCCCTTTACCACTGAATCCATGCTGATGGATGCTACGCTGTTCCCTCCTGGTTGGAGTAATCGGCCCATCAGCCCAACCGCAGACTCGCATGGCGCCCTGGAGCACCCGTCACGAGACATGAATGGAGACGGCGTCGTCGTTCACGAGATATATCGTTACGAATTCGTGCGCAGTGCGCAGCGTGAGTACAAACGCCAACTGGACGTGTTTTACACATCTGGACAATGTGGCGCCTCTGGGGAATAAAGGTCAGAAATGACGGCACGGCTTGACTTCGCAGACGAGGCGTACGTAGCCTGTGCAAGCTACATTGCGCCCAATACGGAAGGCGCCAGTCGTTGCGGCATGTTGGCGCGATATGGCGAGTTCGTCGTACGATTTTCGGCCCAAATTGCCCCCGCGGCGCCGGCGGCGCTTGACGAGGATGAGTTGGGCGAGTTGCTGGTCAAACTCGACGATCGGTGGGAAGCGGCCATGGCATCACTCCCGACGCCATCGCCGTGATCTACCACGA
Coding sequences:
- a CDS encoding RHS repeat-associated core domain-containing protein, with product MKKYYYAEAVRVAMRTGVSPGTVNYLLSDHLGSQALTLTSAGARLNTNTELRYMPYGVARYTAGVTLTTFNFTGQRKDSGSGLLFYNARWYDPYLNRWIQPDSIIPNPGDPQNLNRYSYCRNNPLRFIDPSGHDPLDQAWQEEFEQMHHRAPTAEDILIRLFSIAFPGEWNWSVFYDADGNYVQGNLESVFRDNRPANWSWNDMPSALERLTGWYKTGEEGMFTRDIGSLFGGLANRLEAPNAWPAVSNAGNPIRTWVYFDRQGLPASFMGTSDDDANVHHWAWALTMGAEYGPGGSLLNTGREITQFHGDWRNSWSDVSIGNRGAALGVRFRVLGLTDITHAWNLFMLDRWF
- a CDS encoding tyrosine-type recombinase/integrase, which codes for MLTEIECFVNWVRRRNPDARTWRDYRGDLRQFADLVGDLLPAAVTLRDIDRFVRQQASQGCQPSTINRRLAAITAFYTFLADEDTTLVCPVLPHRHGLREPQRLPRPVQQDAIRKFFAVITDPRDRAMFLLMLRCGLRISEVATLRLTDLFLDETLPRMIIHGKGSKDRTAYLSPQAEQAVRTYLAVRPHVTCDALFVSYQGQGLSTTAIHLRLLAYRTQAGVTLTAHRLRHTFANDLLNADVPVTTIQKLLGHAWLETTQIYVAANDRQVQADYNAACAQIENWADTAPAGGAS
- a CDS encoding tyrosine-type recombinase/integrase; protein product: MSELRRYQHLRQANWRPARLEDNIRRFWSGHLRLWRWLCEHHAVTQLTDVKRQYILDYVDHRLAAGYAAKSINQDLRALHAFVLFLQDNDHRVPQALLRLRYLKEPDSLPRFLTDDEVRRLRADCEQRVAQAKLSHQHRDALLDRAAFYLMWQGGLRLGEVEELRLDDLNLTARQLTVRRGKGQQDRTVYLTDITVQALQAYLAGRGMGPTNHVFLYRNQPVCKDLLRSRIKAAGVRTGIKVYPHRLRHTCATQLLNAGCRITSIQKLLGHRRLNSTLIYARVHDQTVAADYFAAMIRVEQRLDLTPAPPADPPPPVNDVVTEETSLALLARLAVPALPDAERLTLVAQLRRLLQSPTPLAPPPSVVPPTCAAPTP